GGAGATGTTTGACTTGTGTTGCATGGAGAATAATTTGCCTCTCTTTTAAATATCTAATGCATATTTTTAACATGCAGGTCATTACAACagagttcccacagtcatggaaaacctggaaattttAGGAAATGTTCAAATTTGTGATTTCttggcctggaaaagtcatgggaaaAAAGCAGAAGTCATTAAATAGAACAGGAACTTATTATAGTGACAATTCATCTCATCAAAAACTACTGAAATGTCCTGGAAATCAAAAATTCATCCAAAAATCatagacttttattttgtaaaatggcTGTTTGCCTTCATATTAAAAAACTAATACCTGTGAATGATATACTATTTTGCagggaatacatttaaaaaaaatttgttgtaaATTAAATCATCACCTTGTGATTCAGCATCACAAACTGTTGTTCTAAAAGCTAAAATTGATCTGTGTTTCTTTACAGCAACAGCACCTGATAGAGCTGATTCGCCTGCGGGAAACTGAAGCCGCACTGGAGTTTGCACAGACACAGCTGGCTGAACAGGGAGAGGAAAGTCGAGAGTGTCTGACAGAGATGGAGCGCACCCTTGCACTCCTGGCATTCGATAACCCTGAGGAGTCACCCTTCGGTGACCTGCTGAACATGATGCAGAGACAGAAGGTAACATGttgcttgaagtggaagaaaatattattttagatattttcctatgaatattgcattttaaagaccttaTGAAATTTAAAATTGGAGTTATATGGCCTTTAGTCCTTGTCTATTAGCTGAAAGGCTACTTGTATGCTTGTGTACTCCTATAAGTTGACACAATGTACCTTTAGCAGATGTATGCATTTAacatttacagtctttcttttacgagaaaattaaccaaaaatattgatggccCATCTTGCACACAGGGgtgtatacaatttttatttttttggtctggtaaaatgctctctagaatgagaatatccCCTCAATACCACCTGCCACTGACTAGCAAtcgcaagtagcaaatcatagttTATGGCTTTTATGTAAACTAAAAGTTAAAAGATATTGGTTATTAAAAAAGGGCACTTGGAGATGTTTTAATACAAAGTGCATCAACACTAAATACTGCActtgtcaagcaatttcatggggtctctaAGTAAATTATTATATGAATAGAAGTTAAAGAAGGGCATCACACATTTACAGAAACTTGTCATTTAACAGGTGTGGAGCGAGGTAAACCAGGCGGTGCTGGACTATGAAAACAGGGAGTCAACACCGAAACTTGCCAAGCTCCTCAAACTCCTGCTATGGGCTCAGAACGAGTTGGACCAGAAGAAAGTCAAGTACCCCAAAATGACAGATCTCAGCAAAGGCACCATCGAGGACcccaaatgaaaaaatgaaatggcATCTCTGTGCTTGCATTCTGCGGGGAACAATATGGACACTTTCCCTTCCTTAACTATTTATACTCAGTGACTGACACTCAGACATCCTTTTATCatccatttgttttgtttacttgttgcttATCAGAGACATTGCATTATTTGGGCTGTGGAAATAAGATTGTTGATATTTAAAGGATGACTCCTAGCCAAAATGGAAACACTTTCAGACGCAGAGGGATTTCTGTGATTTTGTTTGCTGAGctgaatttattgtattttaaccatttttgtttttggcaaagaACTATTATCTCTCTATTTTGTCAGTGAATGTTCAGAAAGTATACACATATAGTCGAGGACTGAACCACACTGTTTAGATCATTTACAGTTTTACCGGAGGCCTCTGTGTCCACTGATGTGAGGCACCAAAGGCACAATATTGGTGTCATCAAGGACAGTGGATTGATTGTATCACGGAGAGAGTTCTGTGTGCTTtcagaacttaaagggatagtttacctaaaaatgaaaattctctcataatttactcacccttatgccatcccagatgtgcatgactttctttcttctgcagaatacaaatgaagatttttgttgaatatctaaactctgtaggtccatacaatgcaagtgaatggtgagcagaactttgaagctccaaaaagcacataaaggcagcataaaagtaatctataagactccagtggtttaatcatgtCTTATgtagcgatccaatcagttttgggtgaaaacagaacataaactcctttttcacagtacatcttgCTATGATGTCAAGCTTGATcacacttcttagtgcttgatgcattcgcagagcactagatggagctaggaagtgtaatcaagcttgaaatcatgatcgccaaggagactgctgtcaaaattcttagtgaaaaaggagttctttttttggtctgttctcacccaaaatcgattagatcgcttcGGAAGACAAAGATTTAACCAcagcagtcatatggattagttttatgctgaaatattcttctaaaaatcttcatttgtattctacagaagaaagaaagtcaaacacatccgggatgacatgagggtgagtaaatgatgagcatatattcattttagggtgaactattcctttaatttaccaGTGCAAAGGTAAACATTTTGTATGTGCGTTAAAGGACCCTCAAAGAACATCTGCCCTTTTGAGTACAAATTTTATTgcataatgttataaaatcaAGTGACTTTGTTCTCTACTGTACATTGTCATAGTATTCCTGCTTACATTAACATTCAATTATGTGACTTATAGATATTGCAGAGATAAAATTGTTAGCCTCTCAAGTCAGATGCTTAACATaggtattaaatattattttttatccccCAAACTCTAGATTTTATTAACATTGGCATATGAAAGCCACCCTAACATCGTCTATGATGTCATTATGATTGTAAGAATTGTTTTCCGGTGGCGGGTAAAGAACCTTCGGGGCACTTGCGCCGAAAGCGACAATAAGATGACACTGTCAATGTGTCACAATAACAATCGGCTATGACAACAGTCAGGGACTCTGCCATCTGCGGATGGGCACAGCACTTATCATAGAGTTAATTCTTCAGCGATGTACCTTATCCAGGTAATGTATTACCTCAGCTTACTTTCGCGACCGACGAAATGTTATTACTTTGCCAGTTGGTTGTGTTACGTCCATTAAACCTGACCGCTCGCATTTTGTTTTACAATGTCTTTATAAGATGACCAATTTCAGGTATTTTGAGAGGTAGAGGCGAAATCCTGGGTTTATTTGAGTAAATGTGAAGAAGCGGCCGTGTCACGTTACTTCCTGGTTTCGAGCGCTAGTGGTTGGAGGAACTGCGTGGCTGAAAAAAGAAGCTGACACGTGGATCATCATCAACACTTCAGGAATCAGGAAAAAGCAGCAATTCCTCACTCTGCGTTGTAGCGGCTGTGAAAAACGACAGTTTACTGATTAACAGAGCACAGTGGATGTGGTATATGGGAATGCTCCTGCGAAAGAAACggataaaaacagattttttttttgcatttctttgcCTTTTTTCCTGTCACGCTCGCACGGACTGACCCGAAAGGATATCAGAGAAGATAGTCACAAACTAATAGATTTGTCGTTGAATGGCAATTCTACAAAAACATGGCAAGAACTCTTGTCCAGATTTGGCCAGTATTAAAGAGAACCCCGCAGAATATTTCGGACAAGCTGGATCACAGAAGTGGGTAGAGTCGAGTCAGAACTGGACAAGGTGAGACCACCTCtccaatattaaaataatacaatcacTTCATTCTTGGGCGCAGCAGTCACTGTTTCATGATTAACTCTGTCACTTAACAAAACACTGACTTATTTTTATGTTAGTTTCAAACGCAAAACATTCcaatttcaattcaattcaaattttcAAGAAGTTCTGTTGTGTCATTCAAGTGAGCGATGTTACTTGGAAGTCATGGTGGGCTAGGCTTAGTATTTggacattaaattaaaatgtaaaggtTATCaagttatattatttttttattattattgtctcaCTCCATCAGATGTCTGTCAGGTGACATTCTAGAGTAGAATCCAGGGGTCGTTCACACAACACGTTCTtacgctaaaaaagctagacgcaacgAATACAACAGAACGCACGTGTCTCAaaacgcgtttttaaaagttcaaggtcttttttttttctttcttttttttaattccgtgttcaatacaagttaagctcaatcgacaggctttgtggcataatgttgattaccacaaaaaaacaaaaaaaaaacaaaacaaacaaaacaaaacttaacaatggcaaaaatcgaggttacaatacGGTagctacaatggaagtgaatggggccaatttccgGGGgggttaaaagcagaaatgtgatgcttgtatttgaataaaagcacttacattaattcttgtgtcaaaacttgtgtattatttgagctgtaaagttgtttaaatcgtcgttcgGTTTACTCCATTACATCGGCATGGCAACGAATTTGTAAAATtagatttaactttacacagaaaaggttagtaagtgattttatcacactaaaatcatgttaactttcATATGATTTATGTCTTGCAGCTATTGTTTTGAAAtggtgattattttaatgtttaatgtttggccccattcatttccattgtaagtgcctcaccttaacccagatttttgcttttttaactaaaaagggacgagtcgaaatttttttttctggtaatcaacattatgccacaattgctgtcaattgagcttaacttgtaatgaacccaaaatatttctttaacttgACACGGGACGCAGTACAACGCTCAATGGTATCCTGTCTAcctcatgtttacataggaaaaaatgtaaaaacagcactaacagacaaaagaatatgttcggcgtgaacagcccctaagtcaCAGGACCTCTGCACTGAACCAGAGGATTAAAATCAGTTCACCAGCTTGGATATCTCTTGTTAGTAGAAAGGTTGATGAACTAAGTGCATTTGCATTAGATTTAGTCATTGCATCTGAAGCAAATGAACCTAAATTGGTATCTGCCAATTAGTAATTGAATTTGTGCATGCTTTTGCTTGCCTCCAACAACTTCTCACGTGAGTCTTGTTTAATGTAGAGATTGAAAACCCTTAGAAACTTGGATATTCTGGCTTTCTCTCCATCTCCAGGCCATTAGCGAGGATATGGACGGTGGTGCTCTTGCTGGGGACATGCCTGCTGTACTGTGCCCGTGTGGCGATGCCTATCTGTGCAGTGAGCATGGCAGAGCGGTTCAGCTGGTCGAAGAGAGAGACGGGCATGGTGTTGGGCAGCTTCTTCTGGGGCTACTGCTTCACTCAGGTCCTTGGAGGCTATGTCAGTGACAGGTTGGATCCCATTGATTCCATTAGTAATATTGGTAAAACGAATAACAAAGCCAACAATTTCTTTATTTGTGTAGTGTGTaggatttttctttttccttgtcaagttcattattaaaatttTATGAAGCCTTCCTGAGGTTTATCATAGGACTTTTGAGGGcccttttaaatgttttaattattctAATTATAATGTAGCAACAGTCTAGTGGTCACAGAAATCAGTATTTGATGAATACATGAATGTGTGCCTTGTAAATATTttcatcattaataataataccaCAACATTTTCAATGAATTACTCATCAGATAAGAATGCATAAATGTTTAAACAATAACAGCCAACTTTATGAAATGATAAAGTCTTACAAGAAGGGCAGGTATTATTGCATTCATTGGTATTTAGACAATCTGCTGATGTGGTGGCACCCACTGGGACAAGGGAGTGACACTATTTAAAAACTTCCACAGTTGCTAGGTGTCAAAACGAATTTACATATTTGTTGAACCGGATGTGAGTGATATTATTCAAATGGTATTGAGGATGGTTAGTCATGCTGTCTCTGTAATGCACCAGTAAAATTGTCAAACAGTCACGCAGTGGTCGAGTGTCTCAGGTTTTTTGTCTCACCCCTTTGCTGCAGTGGGTATCACTTTATTTTATATGGTTGTTTAGTTGTGATTTTAGTAATTTCCCATTCAGAGAGTATTAAAAAATGTTCTGCAGGAGTTGCATAATATAATGCTAATTTTAACTTTGAGCTAAAATACAGTAATTTCACAAAATGTTCCAAGTCTAGTGGCCACAACCTGCTTAGAAATAGGACTCGATTTGATTAAGTAGGTGAAACAAATAcagttgctgtgaatagctattTTGCAATTGTCCCATGCTGCAGATCTAAGGACTTAAACAGCACTACATAGTTTTTGAAAACATCTGATAATTGTCTGAGCCATACTGAATTACTTGGTTTCTTATGCTAgagaaatgctcaaatatattaaGATAAATAGCTACTTTATTACATCTGTTATTCATGAATACTTGTTATTTCAATTAGCCTTGTAAACCTGTTGATTTGTGTGGTGTTCAGGGTGGGAGGAGAGAAAGTGATGCTGTTGTCAGCAGCAGCGTGGGGAGCAATGACGGCTTTCACGCCAATCTTGGCCCATTTCTGCTCCCAGCCCATCATCTCCATGActatctcccgcttcctcatggGCCTGCTGCA
The genomic region above belongs to Myxocyprinus asiaticus isolate MX2 ecotype Aquarium Trade chromosome 28, UBuf_Myxa_2, whole genome shotgun sequence and contains:
- the LOC127419413 gene encoding glucose-induced degradation protein 8-B homolog, coding for MMSYAEKPEDVTREEWMEKLNNVHIQRADMNRLIMNYLVTEGFKEAAEKFRMESGIEPSVDLDSLDERIKIREMVLKGQIQEAIALINSLHPELLDTNRYLYFHLQQQHLIELIRLRETEAALEFAQTQLAEQGEESRECLTEMERTLALLAFDNPEESPFGDLLNMMQRQKVWSEVNQAVLDYENRESTPKLAKLLKLLLWAQNELDQKKVKYPKMTDLSKGTIEDPK